GGAATCGTCCATCGAGCCCGGAAAAGGTCTCGGCATAAAACGGGAACGGATCGAAGATGCCGTTGGCCTCTGCCGGCTCACCCGCCAGTGGGCTGCCGTCGAAATCCTTCTGGATAGCCGAACTGGTCAGGACGCCCCGTGTCATCTGCTGGTCACCGAAATTGAACGGTCCGGCGATCATTTGCTGGAACTCCGCCTCCAGCAGGCGGCTGCGGGCCGGCGGGATCACACCGAAGAACCAGTCCCCTGCCGACATGTGCAGGGTCACGTCGCCGTTGGCGTCGGTGAGCTTCTCATCGTAGTTACCGGGACCATCGCCCTCGTAGTACAAGCGAGCGTCCTTCACCGGGTTCATTCCGTCGTCGAGAATCCTGGCGGTGACCGCCAGACCGTTGACTAACGTTGTGTCGACAGTGATGTTCCCGATAACTCCGGAACGGAACTCCGACGCAGACACCAGTATCGTGCCGTCCGGCGGTAGGAACGCCACCTCGATCTCGCCACCGGGATGACTGAGGGGACCGTAGTTACCGCCACCGTCGGCGAATCCGTAATCGACGACGATGCCGTCGTCGTCGTCGCAGTCGGCACTGAGATCCTTCCACGAGACGATGACAAACGAGTTGCCGGTGCCGGTGCCCGAGACCGATCCGCCGACGGTCAGTCCACCGGCGGAGAACAGTCCCGGAAGCAACGTGTACGGAACAAGCCGACTGTCCATGCCGTCCACTCGGAGTTTCATCTGTCCGCTGGCGGTTCCGGCAGGGACCTTGGTCGCGACCCGGCCACGAGACGCATCGACGGCCGTGGAGGTGCCATTGACGAATCCGCCGACACCGTCACTGAACAGGACATCGACGACGGCTCCACCGAGGTTGCCGGAGCTCAGGATGACCGGCTGTCCCTGTTGGAGGCTAGGCGATGGATCGATCCAGGTGATCTCCGGCGCGGTGGTCGCCGGCGCCAGCGATGACGGGTCAAACAGCGCAAAGTCGAAGTCGGCCGACTGATCGCCATTCAGATTGATCCAGCTCACACGGGCGTCCTGTACACCCACACCCGTCACATCCAGGATGTCCAGACCGTAGCTGGCATCGGGAAGGGCAAAGTTGAATCGTCCTTCGCAACTCTCGGTGCCGACAGCGTCGACCTGCATCATGTTGTCCTGACGGAAGACGGACACCTCCGCAAGGATTCCGTTGTCGTCGCCATCCACGACGCGCCCCGTGAACAGGGAACCTTGGTCCATGACGATCTGACCCATCTGTGCAGGAGCGCCGACCGTCAGTTGAACCCCGTTGGCGCCGGTGAAGTGACTTTCCGATGGAGCGTCGAAGCCGACGTCGTAGGTTCCGGCCCAGACAATCAGCGAGAAGAATCCATCTTCGTCGGTGATCGTAAACGTATCGTAGAAATCGAATCCGTCGGCGGCGCCGACGCCGGCACCTGAGACGCCCTCCCCGCTCTGGCTGATCACCTGCCCCGAGATCTCGAAGCCTGCGTCGAAGAAGTGATTCTGCGTCACGCCGCAGGTCAGATCGTAGTAGCCGTCGACCACACCGGATCCCGGAGGCGGCAGGAGATCGACCTCGTAGATGCCGGCGGCGTCGAGCGACATGGACCAGTCGCCGTTGCCGTCGGTCACCACACCGCGAATGAACGAACCGCCGTTATCCGCCACGACGATCACATCAGCAAGGTTTCCACCCATATCGGTGGTCTTGCCGTTCAGTGTGCAGACCGGTGTGAAGGTTCCGGCCGCGACTTCGATGCAAGCCGGTGGACTGGTTTCGCCAAGGTCGGTGTTGACGACCGTGACGTCGTAGGTGCCGGGTGTCAGACCGCCGGGAACCTGGACGACGATACCGCCACGGGTCGTGCTGTAGGCGACCACCGTGGCCGGCACGGCGTCGAAGAAGACCTGAGGGGCGGAACCCAGGGAGAATCCGTAGGCGAACAACAGGATGTGAGAGCCCACCGTCGTATCGTCGGAATCCCATCCGGTGATCCGCGGAAGCGAACGCCACGGCCCGACGATGAAGTTCACGTCGTCCACATCGGCGCCGGCGACGGTGAGGAAACGTGAAACCGATTCCGGTGACAGCCCTTTGTAGAACGCGGTGAAGTCGTCGGTCTCTGTCTCGACGAACCAATCATTGTCGATCACCGGCAACGAGTAACTGCCGTCGCAGGTTGTCACGGCGGCGCTGACGTAGCTGACACAGGTATCGAACGCCCGGCCGTAGAGGCAGGCACCGGTCAACAGATTGTCCGCGGTATCTTCGACCGTTCCGGTGATGAAACGGGTGGGAGTCAGATGATCGATATCCCGGCCGCCCAGCGTGTCGCCATCGCTGATGGTCTCGCACTCCAGCACCTGGCCGACAAGGCCCGTCAGCGGATCGTCGAGGCCCACGCTGTAGTCGTACGTGGCAGGTCCCGTCGGACCGACGGCGCCCAGCGTGTAGGTCCCGTCGGCCCGGGTGTAGGTCTGACTGCTGTAGCACTCGGGATCGCAGGGAAACTGCCGATCGGCGAACAGCGGATGACCGGGGACCGGCACACCCATATCGTCATAGAGCGTCCCCTGGAAGAAACTGTTGGCCGCCGGCAGCGTCAGTAAGCTGATCGCCGCCGGTCCGCCGCTGACCATGAAGCTGGTGCTGTCCTCGAGGGAGACGGCCCCTCGCGTATCGATGCCGTCCTCCGGAGACTCAACTGCCCACTCACCGTCGATGACGGAGAGGCTGTAGTCGCCATTCTCATCGGTGAAGCCCACCGACAACATCGGAAGACCGTCGTTGAAATCGGCGGCGACCAGCGTCCCGGGAATACCGGAGCCCGATGCGGGTCCTGACGAGTATTCGATCTTGCCG
This is a stretch of genomic DNA from Acidobacteriota bacterium. It encodes these proteins:
- a CDS encoding MopE-related protein, producing the protein MQLRKRLIHLLALTVLGTGVALGTPTLNVSPTTITTTEAGTVELAVGSVVGSQVYLRLYNDANGNGVIDAPADNMIWADVVADNVDDWSPGMFSDTNIAVGAVTIDARLFTPLTFPYSAGSFIWEAEDTNDSSTQTATFTITQAAQTQSVAGRARDSGTMLGVPGAFVLLLPLCEVGDETHRVYSAFADENGDYLVQVPAAVACRDRVVVALRPGYMTPFLGQPNPFMDGTSQHVAQDPTMTPGDWVASGKIEYSSGPASGSGIPGTLVAADFNDGLPMLSVGFTDENGDYSLSVIDGEWAVESPEDGIDTRGAVSLEDSTSFMVSGGPAAISLLTLPAANSFFQGTLYDDMGVPVPGHPLFADRQFPCDPECYSSQTYTRADGTYTLGAVGPTGPATYDYSVGLDDPLTGLVGQVLECETISDGDTLGGRDIDHLTPTRFITGTVEDTADNLLTGACLYGRAFDTCVSYVSAAVTTCDGSYSLPVIDNDWFVETETDDFTAFYKGLSPESVSRFLTVAGADVDDVNFIVGPWRSLPRITGWDSDDTTVGSHILLFAYGFSLGSAPQVFFDAVPATVVAYSTTRGGIVVQVPGGLTPGTYDVTVVNTDLGETSPPACIEVAAGTFTPVCTLNGKTTDMGGNLADVIVVADNGGSFIRGVVTDGNGDWSMSLDAAGIYEVDLLPPPGSGVVDGYYDLTCGVTQNHFFDAGFEISGQVISQSGEGVSGAGVGAADGFDFYDTFTITDEDGFFSLIVWAGTYDVGFDAPSESHFTGANGVQLTVGAPAQMGQIVMDQGSLFTGRVVDGDDNGILAEVSVFRQDNMMQVDAVGTESCEGRFNFALPDASYGLDILDVTGVGVQDARVSWINLNGDQSADFDFALFDPSSLAPATTAPEITWIDPSPSLQQGQPVILSSGNLGGAVVDVLFSDGVGGFVNGTSTAVDASRGRVATKVPAGTASGQMKLRVDGMDSRLVPYTLLPGLFSAGGLTVGGSVSGTGTGNSFVIVSWKDLSADCDDDDGIVVDYGFADGGGNYGPLSHPGGEIEVAFLPPDGTILVSASEFRSGVIGNITVDTTLVNGLAVTARILDDGMNPVKDARLYYEGDGPGNYDEKLTDANGDVTLHMSAGDWFFGVIPPARSRLLEAEFQQMIAGPFNFGDQQMTRGVLTSSAIQKDFDGSPLAGEPAEANGIFDPFPFYAETFSGLDGRFRMPVEAGVLYRARVEVTDDTLADRRYGRTSNVAYDDIAYPALKSGPAGAIGGLVRGADTMTPLEDISVAAYYEDPMNPGSPSIFTSGFASTCVDGTYQIKVDEGPHLVEFNDFNSGNYVSEWYDDEVCVDNAAIVVVTEGNTTTVDADVQLAGTITGIVRDSGVPIAGATICATSVMVDACYQACTPPTDGSGMYSLSVPPATDYVVSAFEPMLGTQCYNGFESCSGSNPVSVTAGMTTPDIDFSFGCSFDDDDMDGVDECSGDCDDSDPDNYPGNTEVCDGQDNDCDLDVDDDDAGVTGQPLWYQDLDADGAGDPGVSLAACAMPVVYVSSNDDCDPADGTIYPGAPEVNDGIDNNCDGDDGFGLIDEISGMAGFFNLGDLNEFSWPAQSGASMYKVARSTSGDFIDPSVTFTTVQNWWSDPTSPAVGQVLYYVVRSIAPNDGSWGNESSGTERDVNVLPNGDLEDWSGASNLSIWEEVSVGGTFAQETDPAHISRGGRAARLTRTGAGGIILFQRNLPLTPGQDYTLSFKAKFSAIEANAVEARLVNITAGQDLQLNGTWAPPVTFRNFALDTNYQTISIPFTVDAGFAPTDELRVILRHNNGTAIGTMLWLDDVRIEE